A single window of Streptomyces sudanensis DNA harbors:
- the efeB gene encoding iron uptake transporter deferrochelatase/peroxidase subunit gives MSDDLEISRRRLLGTVGAAGAAGLALGAAGGAAGYAALDDGDGGPALTAVGSARVPFRGAHQAGIVQPPQARGHLVAFDLAPGSGRKEAAALMRRWSAAAELLMAGEPAGDTDGGVARDAGPCSLTVTFGFGASFFDRTGLAARRPEQLEPLPVFSSDRLDPKRSGGDLWVQIGADDALVAFHALRTVQREAGAAARVRWQMNGFNRSPGATARPMTTRNLMGQVDGTGNPKPADPGFAGHVFVAPGGAQPWMAGGSYAVVRRIRMLLDDWEKLPLKDQEAVIGRRKSDGAPLTGGTETTEPDLDRRGPDGSPVIPADAHARISAPEQNGGATMLRRPFSYHDGIGPDGTPDAGLLFVCWQADPWKAFVPVQRKLDRGDALSPFIRHESSALFAVPGGPADGEYVGQRLLEA, from the coding sequence ATGAGTGACGACCTGGAGATCTCTAGGCGCCGGCTCCTCGGCACCGTGGGCGCCGCCGGGGCGGCGGGGCTCGCGCTCGGCGCGGCCGGCGGCGCGGCCGGGTACGCGGCCCTCGACGACGGCGACGGCGGGCCGGCGCTGACGGCGGTGGGCTCGGCGCGGGTGCCGTTCCGCGGCGCCCACCAGGCGGGGATCGTGCAGCCGCCGCAGGCGCGCGGTCACCTGGTGGCGTTCGACCTGGCGCCGGGCTCGGGGCGCAAGGAGGCCGCCGCGCTGATGCGCCGGTGGTCGGCGGCGGCCGAACTGCTGATGGCGGGCGAACCGGCGGGCGACACCGACGGCGGGGTGGCGCGGGACGCGGGCCCGTGCTCCCTGACGGTCACGTTCGGGTTCGGCGCCTCCTTCTTCGACCGCACGGGGCTGGCGGCGCGGCGTCCGGAGCAGTTGGAACCGCTGCCGGTGTTCTCGTCCGACCGTCTGGACCCGAAGCGGTCCGGCGGCGACCTGTGGGTGCAGATCGGCGCCGACGACGCGCTGGTCGCGTTCCACGCGCTGCGCACCGTCCAGCGGGAGGCGGGCGCGGCGGCGAGGGTGCGCTGGCAGATGAACGGCTTCAACCGCTCTCCCGGCGCGACCGCGCGCCCCATGACGACCCGCAACCTGATGGGGCAGGTCGACGGCACGGGCAACCCGAAGCCGGCCGACCCCGGCTTCGCCGGGCACGTCTTCGTCGCCCCCGGTGGGGCCCAGCCGTGGATGGCCGGCGGCTCCTACGCGGTGGTGCGGCGGATCCGGATGCTGCTCGACGACTGGGAGAAGCTCCCGCTGAAGGACCAGGAGGCGGTGATCGGCCGGCGCAAGTCCGACGGCGCCCCGCTCACGGGCGGCACGGAGACAACGGAGCCGGACCTGGACAGGCGCGGCCCGGACGGCAGCCCGGTGATCCCGGCCGACGCCCACGCGCGGATCTCGGCACCGGAGCAGAACGGCGGCGCGACGATGCTGCGCCGCCCGTTCTCGTACCACGACGGGATCGGCCCGGACGGGACGCCGGACGCGGGCCTGTTGTTCGTCTGCTGGCAGGCGGACCCGTGGAAGGCGTTCGTGCCGGTGCAGCGGAAGCTGGACCGGGGCGACGCCCTGTCCCCGTTCATCCGGCACGAGTCGAGCGCCCTCTTCGCGGTGCCCGGGGGTCCGGCGGACGGGGAGTACGTGGGGCAGCGGCTGCTGGAGGCGTGA
- a CDS encoding copper chaperone PCu(A)C: protein MTRTAALSTAFALLAGLVLGGCSSAGPADGEPRPEVRGAFVPEPVNTDMAAGFLTVTNTGDAGDTLTSVTSDLSDDVQMHETKDRRMRQVDSFDLPAHGELRLERGGDHLMFMGLKRLPKQGDKIKVELRFEKSGPIEVEVPVEDRTHDPRHPGEHAPHGGHGRPHPSRQHDGTRH from the coding sequence GTGACCCGCACCGCGGCGCTCTCCACCGCGTTCGCGCTCCTGGCCGGCCTGGTGCTGGGCGGCTGCTCCTCCGCCGGTCCGGCGGACGGCGAGCCGCGCCCAGAGGTCCGCGGAGCCTTCGTCCCGGAGCCGGTGAACACCGACATGGCGGCCGGCTTCCTCACCGTCACCAACACCGGCGACGCCGGTGACACGCTCACGTCCGTCACCAGCGACCTCTCCGACGACGTGCAGATGCACGAGACGAAGGACCGCAGGATGCGGCAGGTCGACTCCTTCGACCTGCCCGCACACGGCGAGCTGAGGCTGGAACGCGGCGGCGACCACCTGATGTTCATGGGGTTGAAGCGCCTTCCCAAGCAGGGCGACAAGATCAAGGTCGAGCTGCGCTTCGAGAAGTCCGGCCCGATCGAGGTCGAGGTCCCGGTGGAGGACAGGACCCACGATCCCCGGCACCCCGGCGAGCACGCGCCGCACGGCGGACACGGCCGCCCGCACCCGTCGCGGCAGCACGACGGCACACGGCACTGA
- a CDS encoding SCO family protein, whose translation MRDILDTTRPRRTARRTRSAAAALAAAAALALSACGTGPAASGGPVADVSVAPDAGKPGTVLDRPFEKPDLVLTDTTGKPYDLRERTKGRPTLVYFGYTHCPDVCPLTMSNLAEAMKRLPAADRDKLEVVFVTTDPERDTPAELAKWLPSAGAPDFVGLSGEFSKIQAGARRLGIGIDPPSKDKDGKVVSMHGAQVMAFSPKTDRGYVVYGENTTAEQYAEDLPELIRGEKP comes from the coding sequence ATGCGCGACATCCTCGACACCACGCGCCCCCGTCGCACGGCCCGGCGCACCCGGTCGGCCGCCGCGGCACTCGCCGCCGCGGCGGCCCTCGCCCTGTCCGCGTGCGGCACCGGCCCGGCCGCGAGCGGCGGCCCCGTCGCCGACGTGTCGGTGGCACCGGACGCGGGAAAGCCCGGCACGGTGCTGGACCGCCCGTTCGAGAAGCCCGACCTCGTCCTCACGGACACCACCGGCAAGCCGTACGACCTGCGGGAGCGCACCAAGGGCAGGCCGACCCTGGTCTACTTCGGCTACACGCACTGCCCCGACGTGTGCCCGCTGACCATGAGCAACCTCGCCGAGGCGATGAAACGGCTGCCCGCGGCCGACCGCGACAAGCTGGAGGTCGTCTTCGTCACCACCGACCCCGAGCGCGACACCCCCGCCGAACTCGCCAAGTGGCTGCCGTCCGCGGGCGCCCCCGACTTCGTCGGCCTCAGCGGCGAGTTCTCCAAGATCCAGGCCGGCGCCCGCCGGCTCGGCATCGGCATCGACCCGCCGTCCAAGGACAAGGACGGGAAGGTCGTCTCCATGCACGGTGCGCAGGTGATGGCCTTCTCTCCGAAGACCGACCGCGGCTACGTCGTCTACGGCGAGAACACCACCGCCGAGCAGTACGCCGAGGACCTGCCGGAACTCATCCGCGGGGAGAAGCCGTGA
- a CDS encoding YcnI family protein yields MNVTRPSSRLALVGGAALSSVLLLSPAAHAHVTVQPQGEAAKGGYATVNFKVPNERDGASTVKLEVTLDRDHPLASVMPQPVPGWTVKVEKTRLATPLDLHGKKITEAPSKITWTASGSKIEPGQFQQFPVSLGRLPENTDRLVFKALQTYDNKEVVRWIEEPRGTEPDSPAPVLELTSAEDGETGGETDGEAETAAASTDTSDTTARVLGAVGILVGAVGIAYGALARRRSA; encoded by the coding sequence ATGAACGTCACCCGTCCGTCCTCGCGTCTCGCCCTCGTCGGCGGTGCCGCCCTCTCGTCCGTCCTGCTGCTCTCCCCCGCCGCCCACGCCCATGTGACCGTCCAGCCGCAGGGCGAAGCCGCCAAGGGCGGCTACGCGACGGTCAACTTCAAGGTCCCCAACGAGCGGGACGGCGCCTCCACCGTGAAGCTGGAGGTCACGCTGGACCGGGACCACCCGCTGGCGTCCGTGATGCCGCAGCCCGTCCCCGGCTGGACCGTCAAGGTCGAGAAGACCAGGCTCGCCACCCCGCTGGACCTGCACGGCAAGAAGATCACCGAGGCCCCTTCCAAGATCACCTGGACGGCGAGCGGTTCGAAGATCGAGCCCGGCCAGTTCCAGCAGTTCCCGGTGTCGCTCGGCCGCCTGCCCGAGAACACCGACCGGCTCGTCTTCAAGGCCCTCCAGACGTACGACAACAAGGAGGTCGTGCGCTGGATCGAGGAACCGCGGGGAACCGAGCCCGACTCCCCCGCGCCCGTCCTCGAACTCACCTCCGCCGAGGACGGCGAGACGGGCGGCGAGACGGACGGTGAGGCGGAGACCGCGGCGGCCTCCACCGACACGAGCGACACCACCGCCCGGGTCCTCGGCGCCGTCGGCATCCTGGTCGGAGCCGTGGGCATCGCCTACGGCGCCCTGGCCCGCCGCCGTTCCGCCTGA
- a CDS encoding ATP-binding protein, with amino-acid sequence MSIWWSLHLRREAASVPLARRLLLGTMETAGVDPDTSYDLSLALGEACANAVEHAGEGSAEFRVTAYLDGEKCRIEVADFGPGFPQEPVCVITPEPVPADAESGRGLRLIEELADHVHFGNRAGRGGAVVSFDKNVKWRADAPLALTT; translated from the coding sequence ATGAGCATCTGGTGGTCTCTCCATTTGCGGCGCGAGGCTGCGAGCGTTCCGCTCGCCCGGCGGCTCCTGCTCGGCACCATGGAGACCGCCGGAGTCGATCCGGACACCTCCTACGACCTTTCGCTGGCACTCGGCGAAGCCTGTGCCAATGCGGTGGAGCACGCCGGAGAAGGATCCGCCGAGTTCCGGGTGACGGCCTACCTGGACGGCGAGAAGTGCCGCATCGAAGTGGCCGACTTCGGCCCCGGCTTTCCCCAGGAACCGGTCTGCGTCATCACTCCGGAACCGGTGCCCGCCGACGCCGAGAGCGGACGCGGCCTGCGTCTGATCGAGGAACTCGCCGATCATGTCCACTTCGGGAACCGGGCGGGGCGGGGCGGCGCCGTCGTGTCCTTCGACAAGAACGTGAAGTGGCGAGCGGACGCGCCTCTGGCGCTGACGACCTGA
- a CDS encoding aminopeptidase P family protein, whose translation MADELTAQTPDSGEEPIEQRKNGLYPGVSDELAENMKSGWADTGLRDLKPIAQAAHTAARRDALSARFPGERLVIPAGNLRTRANDTEYRFRAATEYAYLTGNQTEDGVLVLEPRAGGEGHDATLYLLPRSDRENGEFWLSGHGELWVGRRHSLSEAATLYGIPTRDVRELPGLSGATGPVRVVRGYDAGVEKILDGRTDAERDEELRVFLSEARLVKDDFEIAELEKACASTARGFEDVVRVLDKAEATSERYIEGTFFLRARVEGNDVGYGSICAAGPHACTLHWVRNDGPVRSGDLLLLDAGVETNELYTADVTRTLPISGTFTDLQRKIYDAVYEAQEAGIAAVRPGAAFRDFHDAAQRVLAGKLVEWGLLEGPVERVLELGLQRRWTLHGTGHMLGMDVHDCAAARTEAYAGGTLEPGMCLTVEPGLYFQADDLTVPEEYRGIGVRIEDDILVTEDGNRNLSEALPRRSDEVETWMASLKG comes from the coding sequence GTGGCCGATGAGCTCACTGCGCAGACCCCGGACAGCGGTGAGGAGCCGATCGAGCAGCGCAAGAACGGCTTGTACCCGGGCGTCTCCGACGAACTCGCCGAGAACATGAAGTCGGGCTGGGCCGACACCGGGCTGCGCGACCTGAAGCCGATCGCCCAGGCCGCCCATACGGCCGCACGCCGCGACGCGCTCTCGGCCCGCTTCCCCGGCGAGCGCCTGGTGATCCCCGCGGGCAACCTGAGGACGCGCGCGAACGACACGGAGTACCGCTTCCGCGCCGCCACCGAGTACGCGTACCTCACCGGCAACCAGACCGAGGACGGTGTCCTGGTGCTGGAGCCGAGGGCCGGCGGCGAGGGCCATGACGCGACGCTGTACCTGCTGCCGCGTTCCGACCGGGAGAACGGCGAGTTCTGGCTGTCCGGCCACGGCGAGCTGTGGGTGGGCCGCCGCCACTCGCTGAGTGAGGCCGCCACCCTGTACGGCATTCCCACCCGCGATGTGCGCGAGCTGCCCGGCCTGAGCGGGGCCACCGGCCCGGTGCGTGTCGTGCGCGGCTATGACGCGGGCGTCGAGAAGATCCTCGACGGCAGGACCGACGCCGAGCGGGACGAGGAGCTCAGGGTCTTCCTCTCCGAGGCGCGGCTCGTCAAGGACGACTTCGAGATCGCCGAACTGGAGAAGGCGTGTGCTTCCACGGCGCGCGGTTTCGAAGACGTCGTGAGGGTTCTCGACAAGGCCGAGGCGACCTCCGAGCGCTACATCGAGGGCACGTTCTTCCTGCGGGCCCGCGTCGAGGGCAACGACGTCGGTTACGGCTCCATCTGCGCGGCCGGTCCGCACGCCTGCACCCTGCACTGGGTCCGCAACGACGGGCCGGTCCGCTCCGGCGACCTGCTCCTGCTGGACGCGGGTGTCGAGACCAACGAGCTGTACACCGCGGACGTCACCCGGACACTGCCGATCTCCGGCACGTTCACCGACCTCCAGCGGAAGATCTACGACGCCGTCTACGAAGCGCAGGAGGCAGGCATCGCGGCGGTCAGGCCGGGTGCCGCGTTCCGCGACTTCCACGACGCCGCGCAGCGCGTGCTCGCCGGGAAGCTCGTCGAGTGGGGTCTGCTGGAGGGACCGGTCGAGCGGGTCCTGGAACTGGGTCTCCAGCGACGCTGGACCCTGCACGGCACCGGTCACATGCTCGGCATGGACGTCCACGACTGCGCGGCGGCACGTACCGAGGCGTACGCGGGCGGCACCCTGGAACCGGGCATGTGCCTGACGGTCGAGCCGGGGCTGTACTTCCAGGCGGACGACCTGACCGTGCCGGAGGAGTACCGGGGCATCGGCGTTCGGATCGAGGACGACATCCTGGTGACCGAGGACGGGAACCGGAACCTGTCGGAGGCGCTTCCGCGCCGGTCCGACGAGGTCGAGACATGGATGGCGAGCCTGAAGGGCTGA
- a CDS encoding PP2C family protein-serine/threonine phosphatase: GIPGAVAVPDIPGDERLDPRHREVAARLGFAASYALPLTAQEDGRLGAAVWLYDEPAEPDGHRRHLVGLYGRYASEHLARLRELERGRVELTALTKELLPVRLPYLPGVRLAARRVAGAQGGDWYDALPLPEGALGLAVGSVSGTGPDALAATARLRASLRAYAVMEGEDPVAVLSDLELLLRLTEPARSATALFAYAEPARRRITLAGAGHAPPLIVGDRRTEYVETSLSAPLGMLACWEAPSVEFDVRPGETVLLYTDGLLRRIGGSADRASVLLHAAAASVPRADRADPGKVADHVLRLVHAGGRGGEDVAVLAACFA, encoded by the coding sequence CGGCATCCCCGGCGCCGTCGCCGTCCCCGACATCCCCGGTGACGAGCGCCTGGACCCCCGTCACCGCGAGGTCGCCGCCCGCCTCGGCTTCGCCGCCAGCTACGCCCTGCCGCTCACCGCCCAGGAGGACGGCCGGCTGGGTGCCGCCGTCTGGCTGTACGACGAGCCGGCCGAGCCCGACGGGCACCGCCGTCACCTCGTCGGCCTCTACGGGCGGTACGCCTCCGAGCACCTGGCCCGGCTCCGGGAACTGGAGCGCGGACGCGTCGAACTCACCGCCCTCACCAAGGAACTGCTGCCCGTCCGGCTGCCGTACCTCCCGGGCGTCCGTCTGGCGGCGCGCCGCGTCGCCGGGGCGCAGGGCGGCGACTGGTACGACGCCCTGCCGCTGCCGGAGGGCGCGTTGGGCCTGGCGGTGGGGTCCGTGTCCGGCACCGGGCCGGACGCCTTGGCGGCGACGGCACGGCTGCGCGCCTCCCTCCGGGCGTACGCCGTGATGGAGGGCGAGGACCCGGTCGCCGTGCTGTCCGACCTGGAACTGCTGCTGCGGCTCACCGAACCCGCGCGGTCCGCCACGGCCCTGTTCGCCTACGCGGAACCGGCGCGGCGGAGGATCACCCTGGCCGGTGCGGGGCACGCGCCGCCCCTGATCGTCGGCGACCGGCGCACCGAGTACGTCGAGACGTCCCTGTCGGCACCGCTGGGCATGCTCGCCTGCTGGGAGGCGCCGAGCGTGGAGTTCGACGTGCGGCCCGGGGAGACGGTGCTCCTCTACACGGACGGCCTGCTGCGCCGGATCGGCGGCTCCGCCGATCGCGCCTCCGTCCTGCTGCACGCCGCGGCGGCGAGCGTGCCGAGAGCCGACCGGGCTGACCCGGGGAAGGTCGCGGACCACGTGCTGCGCCTCGTGCATGCCGGGGGGCGGGGCGGCGAGGACGTCGCCGTGCTCGCCGCCTGCTTCGCCTAG
- a CDS encoding bifunctional DNA primase/polymerase, which yields MREILGMRRRLRFGRKKGPALLDAALHCATEWHWPVLPGVGLETAETTRTTRTAWTAWTTKTGKVVGGSGGPVRACACPDPDCVVPGAHPFDPGLLAATADPRMVRWWWTNRPDAPVLLATGGRAPCAVSLPGTAAARALTVLDRRGLRIGPVVATPTRWSLLVAPYSLERLGELLYAKDCVPSSLRFHGEGGYLVLPPSQTGAGGVRWERPPAPGGLWLPDVEAVVDALVEASTGAPDGGSRLRY from the coding sequence ATGCGCGAGATCCTCGGAATGCGGCGCAGGCTCCGGTTCGGGCGCAAGAAGGGACCGGCCCTCCTCGACGCGGCGCTGCACTGCGCCACCGAATGGCACTGGCCCGTGCTCCCCGGTGTGGGACTCGAAACGGCCGAGACGACCAGGACGACCAGGACGGCCTGGACGGCCTGGACGACGAAGACCGGCAAGGTGGTGGGCGGCTCCGGAGGGCCGGTGCGCGCCTGTGCCTGCCCCGACCCCGACTGCGTCGTCCCCGGCGCACACCCCTTCGACCCCGGGTTGCTCGCGGCCACCGCGGACCCCCGGATGGTGCGCTGGTGGTGGACGAACCGCCCCGACGCACCCGTGCTGCTCGCCACGGGCGGGCGCGCCCCCTGCGCGGTGAGCCTTCCGGGCACCGCCGCGGCCCGCGCCCTGACCGTCCTCGACCGGCGCGGGCTGCGGATCGGGCCCGTGGTGGCGACCCCGACGCGCTGGTCGCTGCTGGTGGCGCCGTACTCCCTGGAAAGGCTGGGTGAGCTGCTGTACGCGAAGGACTGCGTGCCGAGTTCGCTCCGTTTCCACGGCGAGGGCGGGTACCTGGTGCTGCCGCCGTCGCAGACGGGTGCGGGCGGGGTGCGCTGGGAGCGGCCGCCCGCGCCGGGCGGTTTGTGGCTCCCGGACGTGGAGGCGGTCGTGGACGCGCTGGTCGAGGCGAGCACGGGCGCCCCGGACGGCGGCAGTCGGCTGCGGTACTGA
- a CDS encoding DUF5926 family protein has translation MAKKRPQKKAAGAPQVTDGEVPVVGAREPCPCGSGRRYKACHGRAAAHAVTELVQRPFEGLAGECDWVALRELVPAATAPLRLKGGLPEGVPSVTLATVLPMAWPALRREDGSVLLALQNDTSSGDLSRDLADTLRRALEAEPGTPVPARRVPAQGPRLQDLLDPEAGFEPVVHTGFEFWVPESAEAASPEVTASLERANTAAIPTVRLPGAEAAYWCETPEKNHLRWVMPHPEEKLLDALARLHAAGASSLGEGTRLVGSFRAHGLVVPVWDLPSGMTAEDCEKPAAGFAERLAGALASDAPLTAEERRARGGLTNRQVTLS, from the coding sequence ATGGCCAAGAAGCGCCCCCAGAAGAAGGCCGCCGGCGCACCGCAGGTGACGGACGGGGAAGTACCGGTCGTCGGCGCCCGCGAACCCTGCCCGTGCGGTTCGGGCCGCCGTTACAAGGCCTGCCACGGGCGGGCCGCCGCGCACGCGGTGACCGAACTCGTGCAGCGCCCGTTCGAGGGTCTGGCCGGCGAGTGCGACTGGGTGGCGCTGCGCGAGCTGGTGCCGGCCGCGACCGCGCCGCTGCGCCTGAAGGGCGGACTGCCCGAGGGCGTCCCGTCCGTCACGCTCGCGACCGTCCTGCCGATGGCGTGGCCCGCGCTGCGCCGCGAAGACGGCTCCGTACTGCTGGCACTGCAGAACGACACGTCCTCCGGTGACCTGAGCCGCGACCTGGCGGACACGCTCCGGCGTGCGCTGGAGGCCGAGCCCGGTACGCCGGTGCCCGCGCGCCGGGTGCCGGCGCAGGGGCCGCGCCTCCAGGACCTCCTCGACCCGGAGGCGGGATTCGAGCCGGTCGTCCACACGGGCTTCGAATTCTGGGTGCCCGAGTCCGCGGAAGCCGCGTCACCCGAGGTCACCGCGTCGCTGGAGCGGGCCAACACCGCCGCGATCCCGACGGTGCGGCTGCCGGGCGCGGAGGCCGCGTACTGGTGCGAGACGCCGGAGAAGAACCACCTGCGCTGGGTCATGCCCCACCCGGAGGAGAAGCTGCTCGACGCGCTCGCCCGGTTGCACGCCGCCGGGGCGTCCTCGCTCGGTGAGGGCACGCGTCTCGTCGGGTCGTTCCGGGCCCACGGCCTGGTCGTGCCGGTGTGGGACCTGCCGAGCGGCATGACGGCGGAGGACTGCGAGAAGCCGGCCGCCGGGTTCGCGGAGCGGCTCGCGGGGGCGCTGGCGTCCGATGCGCCGCTGACGGCGGAGGAGCGGCGGGCGCGCGGCGGGCTCACCAACCGTCAGGTCACCCTCAGCTGA
- a CDS encoding ATP-binding protein has protein sequence MCRRARIGRFPARAGGAFTPWRGAKEVSGVTLVVAQGVPTSSSMAVPHGPAGVGEARRRMREQLRRGGVPEAVVDDAVLVLSELLSNSCRYGRPLDAAGIGEGAVRAAWRIDVHGALTVEVTDGGGPTRPVPSTPSVTARGGRGLNIIDALARDWGVRDSASGEVTVWALMGEAPPRHEGTTARAAGRRDGSAGGPLPRVNGARHLRAPGRAGSRTGAVANTAPPPGGAGFLGGYEDTD, from the coding sequence ATGTGCCGCCGTGCGCGGATCGGCCGGTTTCCGGCCCGGGCCGGAGGGGCATTCACACCGTGGCGTGGGGCGAAGGAGGTCTCGGGGGTGACGTTGGTGGTGGCACAGGGAGTGCCGACGTCGTCGAGCATGGCCGTACCCCACGGCCCTGCGGGCGTGGGCGAGGCGAGGCGCCGCATGCGGGAGCAGCTGCGGCGCGGCGGCGTCCCGGAGGCGGTCGTCGACGACGCGGTGCTGGTCCTCTCCGAACTGCTCAGCAACTCCTGCCGGTACGGCAGGCCGCTGGACGCCGCCGGGATCGGCGAGGGAGCCGTCCGGGCCGCCTGGCGGATCGACGTCCACGGTGCCCTGACCGTCGAGGTGACGGACGGCGGTGGCCCCACCCGGCCGGTCCCGTCCACGCCCTCGGTCACCGCACGCGGCGGCCGGGGACTCAACATCATCGACGCGCTCGCCCGGGACTGGGGGGTACGCGACAGCGCGTCCGGCGAGGTCACGGTGTGGGCCCTCATGGGAGAGGCGCCACCGCGCCACGAGGGCACCACCGCACGCGCCGCCGGCCGGCGCGACGGCTCCGCCGGCGGGCCCCTCCCCCGGGTGAACGGCGCGCGCCACCTGCGCGCGCCCGGCAGGGCGGGCTCCCGGACGGGCGCGGTCGCGAACACGGCGCCTCCGCCGGGCGGGGCGGGGTTCCTCGGCGGGTACGAGGACACGGACTGA
- a CDS encoding glycerophosphodiester phosphodiesterase gives MTHPRRHSPQVVAHRGASEEAPEHTLAAYVKAIEDGADALECDVRLTADGHLVCVHDRRVNRTSNGRGAVSGLELADLSALDFGSWKDSRESPDWEGPEYTSVLTLERLLELVVDAGRRVELAVETKHPTRWAGRVEERLVRLLRRFGLADPPAPAESAVRVMSFSPRSLQRVTALAPALPTVYLTQFVAPRPREGRLPGGARIAGPSIRIVRNHPAYVQRLHDAGLQVHVWTVDAPEDVDLCARLGVDAVITNRPGRVLAQLGRAPR, from the coding sequence GTGACCCACCCACGCAGGCACAGCCCCCAAGTCGTCGCCCACCGGGGCGCCTCCGAGGAAGCCCCCGAGCACACCCTCGCCGCGTACGTGAAGGCGATCGAGGACGGAGCGGACGCCCTGGAGTGCGACGTGCGGCTCACCGCGGACGGCCATCTGGTCTGCGTGCACGACCGCCGCGTGAACCGCACCTCCAACGGGCGCGGCGCCGTCTCGGGCCTGGAACTGGCCGACCTGTCCGCCCTCGACTTCGGCTCGTGGAAGGACAGCCGCGAGAGCCCGGACTGGGAAGGACCCGAGTACACCTCGGTCCTCACCCTGGAGCGGTTGCTGGAGCTGGTCGTCGACGCGGGCCGGCGCGTCGAGCTCGCCGTCGAGACGAAGCACCCCACGCGCTGGGCGGGCCGGGTGGAGGAACGGCTGGTCCGGCTGCTGCGCCGGTTCGGCCTCGCCGACCCTCCGGCGCCCGCCGAGTCGGCCGTGCGGGTCATGAGTTTCTCGCCCCGGTCGCTGCAACGGGTCACGGCGCTCGCGCCCGCCCTCCCGACCGTCTACCTCACGCAGTTCGTCGCGCCCCGGCCGCGTGAGGGCCGCCTCCCGGGCGGTGCCCGGATCGCCGGGCCCTCGATCCGGATCGTCCGGAACCACCCCGCGTACGTGCAGCGCCTCCACGACGCCGGGCTCCAGGTCCACGTGTGGACGGTCGACGCCCCCGAGGACGTCGACCTCTGCGCCCGCCTCGGAGTGGACGCCGTCATCACCAACCGCCCGGGCCGGGTCCTGGCCCAACTGGGCCGCGCGCCCCGGTAG